The following proteins are encoded in a genomic region of Burkholderia stabilis:
- a CDS encoding electron transfer flavoprotein subunit beta/FixA family protein yields MKILVPVKRVIDANVKVGVKSDQSGVDIANVKMSMNPFDEIAVEEAVRLKEAGVATEVIAVSVGVTQAQETLRTALAIGADRAILVESTDGVEPLAVAKILKALVDKEQPQLVILGKQAIDDDSNQTGQMLAALAGLPQATFASKVTVADGKATVAREVDGGAETLSLTLPAVITTDLRLNEPRYVTLPNIMKAKKKPLETVKPEDLGVDVAPRLKTLKVVEPPKRAAGVKVPDVKTLVEKLKTEAKVL; encoded by the coding sequence ATGAAGATTCTCGTACCCGTCAAACGCGTGATCGACGCGAACGTGAAGGTCGGCGTGAAGTCCGATCAATCCGGCGTCGACATCGCGAACGTGAAGATGTCGATGAACCCGTTCGACGAAATCGCCGTTGAAGAAGCCGTGCGCCTGAAGGAAGCGGGCGTGGCGACCGAAGTGATCGCCGTGTCGGTGGGCGTCACGCAAGCGCAGGAAACGCTGCGCACGGCGCTGGCGATCGGCGCGGATCGCGCGATCCTCGTCGAGTCGACCGACGGCGTCGAGCCGCTGGCCGTCGCGAAGATCCTGAAGGCGCTGGTCGACAAGGAGCAGCCGCAACTGGTGATCCTCGGCAAGCAGGCGATCGACGACGATTCGAACCAGACGGGCCAGATGCTGGCCGCGCTGGCAGGCCTGCCGCAAGCGACGTTCGCGTCGAAGGTGACGGTCGCCGACGGCAAGGCTACGGTCGCGCGCGAAGTCGACGGCGGCGCGGAAACGCTGTCGCTGACGCTGCCGGCGGTCATCACGACCGACCTGCGCCTGAACGAGCCGCGCTACGTGACGCTGCCGAACATCATGAAGGCGAAGAAGAAGCCGCTGGAAACCGTGAAGCCGGAAGACCTGGGCGTGGACGTCGCGCCGCGTCTGAAGACGCTGAAGGTGGTCGAGCCGCCGAAGCGCGCAGCCGGCGTGAAGGTGCCGGACGTGAAGACGCTGGTCGAGAAGCTGAAGACCGAAGCCAAGGTGCTGTAA
- a CDS encoding AraC family transcriptional regulator, producing MKPRTLTRYARRMDPVLRWLASHPDADPDLYLLADLACLSPYHFHRVYRAMIGETVNATVQRIRMHRAAVALGGTGAPLRDVAQRAGYTSDAAFNRAFGATFGMSPGRYRAARSVPFNPEELGMYPVTIETFPGAVLAALPHRGSYQEIGPVFTRAFMLAAGRGLARPEAIGIGVYFDDPEQVPPDRLRSMAGMSVAPDADLGDELERFEIPAGRCAILTYTGPYNEMDQPYNWMFSEWLPASGMVPADFPMFEQYLNDPRTTPPARLQTRICMPLK from the coding sequence TTGAAACCCCGAACCCTTACCCGGTATGCCCGGCGCATGGACCCCGTCCTGCGCTGGCTGGCAAGCCACCCCGACGCCGACCCGGATCTGTATCTGCTGGCCGACCTCGCGTGCTTGTCGCCGTATCACTTTCACCGCGTTTACCGCGCGATGATCGGCGAGACGGTGAACGCCACCGTGCAGCGCATCCGCATGCACCGCGCGGCGGTCGCACTGGGCGGGACCGGGGCGCCATTGCGCGACGTTGCGCAGCGCGCCGGCTATACGTCGGACGCTGCCTTCAACCGCGCGTTCGGTGCGACCTTCGGCATGTCGCCGGGGCGCTACCGCGCGGCCCGCTCCGTTCCGTTCAATCCCGAGGAGCTCGGCATGTATCCCGTCACCATCGAAACCTTCCCCGGCGCCGTACTGGCCGCGTTGCCGCATCGCGGCAGCTATCAGGAAATCGGCCCGGTCTTCACCCGCGCGTTCATGCTGGCCGCCGGCCGCGGCCTGGCGCGCCCCGAAGCGATCGGCATCGGCGTGTATTTCGACGATCCCGAGCAGGTGCCGCCCGACCGGCTGCGCTCGATGGCCGGCATGTCGGTCGCGCCCGATGCCGACCTGGGCGACGAGCTGGAGCGCTTCGAGATCCCCGCCGGCCGCTGCGCGATCCTGACCTACACCGGGCCGTACAACGAAATGGACCAGCCGTACAACTGGATGTTTTCGGAATGGCTGCCCGCCAGCGGCATGGTGCCCGCCGACTTCCCGATGTTCGAGCAATACCTGAACGACCCGCGCACCACGCCGCCCGCCCGGTTGCAGACGCGCATCTGCATGCCGTTGAAGTAA
- a CDS encoding electron transfer flavoprotein subunit alpha/FixB family protein, translating to MTILVIAEHDNASVKAATLNTVAAAAKIGGDVHVLVAGHNAQAAADAAAKIAGVSKVLLADAPQLEAGLAENVEATALNIAKDYSHILAPATAYGKNIAPRIAAKLDVAQISDITAVDSADTFERPIYAGNAIATVQSSDPIKVITVRATGFDPVAAEGGSAAVEKIEAAADAGKSQFVSREVTKLDRPELTSAKIIVSGGRGLGSGENYTKVLEPLADKLSAALGASRAAVDAGYVPNDYQVGQTGKIVAPQLYIAVGISGAIQHLAGMKDSKVIVAINKDPEAPIFSVADYGLVGDLFALVPELVNEL from the coding sequence ATGACGATTCTGGTGATTGCAGAACACGACAACGCGTCGGTCAAGGCCGCGACGTTGAACACGGTAGCGGCGGCGGCGAAGATCGGTGGCGACGTTCACGTGCTGGTCGCGGGCCACAACGCGCAAGCGGCTGCGGATGCAGCGGCGAAAATCGCGGGTGTGTCGAAGGTGTTGCTGGCCGATGCGCCGCAGCTCGAAGCGGGCCTGGCGGAAAACGTCGAAGCGACCGCGCTGAACATTGCGAAGGACTACTCGCACATCCTCGCGCCGGCGACCGCCTACGGCAAGAACATCGCGCCGCGCATCGCCGCGAAGCTGGATGTCGCGCAGATCTCGGACATCACGGCGGTCGATTCGGCTGACACGTTCGAGCGCCCGATCTACGCGGGCAACGCGATCGCGACGGTGCAGTCGAGCGACCCGATCAAGGTCATCACGGTGCGCGCAACGGGCTTCGATCCGGTTGCAGCCGAAGGCGGCAGCGCAGCGGTCGAGAAGATCGAAGCGGCAGCCGACGCAGGCAAGTCGCAATTCGTGAGCCGTGAAGTGACGAAGCTGGACCGTCCGGAGCTGACTAGCGCGAAGATCATCGTGTCGGGCGGCCGCGGTCTGGGCAGCGGCGAGAACTACACGAAGGTGCTGGAGCCGCTGGCGGACAAGCTGTCGGCCGCACTCGGCGCATCGCGCGCGGCAGTGGACGCAGGCTACGTGCCGAACGACTATCAGGTTGGCCAGACCGGCAAGATCGTCGCACCGCAGCTGTACATTGCGGTCGGCATCTCGGGTGCGATCCAGCACTTGGCCGGCATGAAGGATTCGAAGGTGATCGTCGCGATCAACAAGGATCCGGAAGCGCCGATCTTCAGCGTGGCCGATTACGGCCTCGTCGGCGATCTGTTCGCGCTCGTGCCGGAACTGGTCAACGAACTCTGA
- a CDS encoding LysR family transcriptional regulator, translated as MDLKQLRAFVTVAETGNVTRASSLLNLVQPAVSRQLRLLEEDMGTELFERGRHGMQLTPSGKTMLEYARRILNEVARAKAEIQPTDGPVAGIVSIGLLASTSDLLATRLASEVARRYPHIRLRLTIGYAGHLQDWLEAGDVDAALLYGQKETPALHVKALIEESLWAVAAPAAGLSRKRPLALSRVASEPFILPSAPQGLRAAIEHAAAEADVTLRVVTETNALSVQKDLVAQGHGWTILPAVGVTREVEQGTLCAAPLAPPGIKRTIVLAAPSSRQATAPVRCVVAVLLDCVKATFDEGHWPDARWLG; from the coding sequence ATGGATCTCAAGCAACTGCGCGCCTTCGTCACGGTGGCCGAAACCGGCAACGTCACGCGCGCGTCGAGCCTGCTGAATCTCGTGCAGCCGGCGGTGTCGCGCCAGCTGCGCCTGCTCGAGGAAGACATGGGCACGGAGCTGTTCGAGCGCGGCCGTCACGGGATGCAGCTCACGCCGTCGGGCAAAACGATGCTCGAATACGCGCGGCGCATCCTCAACGAGGTGGCGCGCGCCAAGGCCGAGATTCAGCCCACCGACGGGCCGGTCGCCGGCATCGTCAGCATCGGCCTGCTGGCCAGCACGTCGGATCTGCTGGCCACGCGGCTGGCGAGCGAGGTCGCGCGGCGTTACCCGCACATCCGCCTGCGGCTCACGATCGGCTACGCGGGGCACCTGCAGGACTGGCTCGAAGCCGGGGACGTGGACGCCGCGCTGTTGTACGGGCAGAAGGAAACGCCCGCGCTGCACGTCAAGGCGCTGATCGAGGAAAGCCTGTGGGCGGTGGCGGCGCCCGCTGCCGGGCTGTCGCGCAAGCGGCCGCTCGCGCTGTCGCGGGTCGCGAGCGAGCCGTTCATCCTGCCGTCGGCACCGCAGGGCCTGCGCGCGGCGATCGAGCACGCGGCGGCCGAGGCGGACGTGACGCTGCGGGTCGTCACCGAAACGAATGCGCTGAGCGTGCAGAAGGACCTGGTCGCGCAAGGCCACGGCTGGACGATCCTGCCGGCCGTCGGCGTCACGCGGGAAGTCGAGCAGGGCACGCTGTGCGCGGCGCCGCTCGCGCCGCCGGGCATCAAGCGCACGATCGTGCTGGCGGCGCCCAGCAGCCGGCAGGCCACGGCGCCGGTGCGCTGCGTGGTCGCCGTGCTGCTCGACTGCGTGAAGGCCACGTTCGACGAGGGCCACTGGCCCGATGCACGCTGGCTCGGCTAG
- a CDS encoding acyl-CoA dehydrogenase family protein, translating into MDYQLSPDQVAIVDAAQKICADFPLEYWRNKDKNHEFPHEFFKAVASGGWLGICMPEDVGGANLGVTEAALFMRTVAECGGQAAASTIHMNIFGLQPVVHFGTDAQKKAWLPPFARGEHKACFAVTEPDTGLDTTKLKVVAKKQPDGNYLISGKKVFISTAQVADHMLILARTTPIEQVKKHSEGLSLFYTKLDRKYVDIREIDKLGRAAVDTNELFIDDLPVSKDELIGEEGKGLSYIFHGMNAERVLVAVEQVGIGRAVLNLATQYAKERVVFGRPIGQNQGVQHPLARNWAELEAANHMIFAAADLYDRGQPCGSEANAAKLLASEACMNACQTSILTHGGFGYAKEYHVERFMREAWIGYIAPVTPQLILSNIAERKLGLPKSY; encoded by the coding sequence ATGGACTACCAACTGAGCCCCGACCAGGTCGCGATCGTCGATGCGGCGCAGAAAATCTGCGCGGACTTTCCGCTCGAGTACTGGCGCAACAAGGACAAGAATCACGAATTCCCGCACGAGTTCTTCAAGGCCGTCGCGAGCGGCGGCTGGCTCGGTATCTGCATGCCGGAAGACGTGGGCGGCGCGAACCTCGGCGTGACGGAAGCGGCACTGTTCATGCGTACGGTGGCCGAATGCGGCGGGCAAGCGGCTGCATCGACCATCCACATGAACATCTTCGGCCTGCAGCCGGTCGTGCATTTCGGCACGGACGCGCAGAAGAAGGCATGGCTGCCGCCGTTCGCACGCGGCGAGCACAAGGCCTGTTTCGCGGTGACCGAGCCGGACACGGGCCTCGACACCACGAAGCTCAAGGTGGTCGCGAAGAAGCAGCCCGACGGCAATTACCTGATCTCGGGCAAGAAGGTCTTCATCTCGACCGCGCAGGTGGCCGATCACATGCTGATCCTCGCGCGCACCACGCCGATCGAGCAGGTGAAGAAGCACAGCGAAGGGCTGAGCCTGTTCTACACGAAGCTCGACCGCAAGTACGTCGACATCCGCGAGATCGACAAGCTCGGCCGCGCGGCGGTCGATACCAACGAGCTGTTCATCGACGATCTGCCGGTGTCGAAGGACGAACTGATCGGCGAGGAAGGCAAGGGCCTGAGCTACATCTTCCACGGGATGAACGCCGAGCGCGTGCTGGTGGCCGTCGAGCAGGTCGGCATCGGCCGCGCGGTGCTCAACCTCGCGACGCAATATGCGAAGGAGCGCGTCGTGTTCGGCCGCCCGATCGGCCAGAACCAGGGCGTGCAGCATCCGCTCGCGCGCAACTGGGCGGAGCTGGAAGCCGCGAACCACATGATCTTCGCGGCGGCAGACCTGTACGACCGGGGGCAACCGTGCGGCTCGGAGGCGAACGCGGCGAAGCTGCTGGCGTCCGAAGCGTGCATGAACGCGTGCCAGACGTCGATCCTCACGCACGGCGGCTTCGGTTATGCGAAGGAGTATCACGTCGAGCGGTTCATGCGCGAGGCGTGGATCGGCTACATTGCCCCTGTCACCCCGCAACTCATTCTGTCGAACATCGCCGAGCGCAAGCTCGGGTTGCCGAAGTCTTACTGA
- a CDS encoding CaiB/BaiF CoA transferase family protein: MSAARPLEGIRVLDLTVALAGPYGSLLLGGMGAEVIRVESPGGGDIARNNPPYVGKDGVHFGVKGDDEVSLTILNRARNKKSITLDLKSEQGKALFMELVKESDVVIENASEGVTARLGVDYESVREVNPRIVYASIKAFGEPSPYKNLKGMDIIVQALSGIMDVTGFADGPPTRSGLPIADLITPLYAVNGILAALIHRGRTGVGQSVQVSMLDCLSSLVAEEHFDVFLKHGYSKRSGNFQDRLVPFGVYGTLDGHVAMVAFQPDWFQNLMEAVGRPEIVTDPRYATRGPRMKHAAEINAIIEAWTSRHSTEEVIAELQVRRGVPAAPVRSPLDVLKDPVLQARGAVVKLEHPGLADVDAMGMGLPIKLSQTPVQFDQPAQELGAANDEIYRGLLKLSEDRLQQLRDQGVI; the protein is encoded by the coding sequence ATGTCAGCTGCAAGACCGTTGGAAGGTATCCGAGTGCTCGATCTGACCGTGGCCCTGGCCGGCCCGTACGGATCGCTGCTGCTGGGTGGCATGGGCGCCGAAGTCATCCGCGTCGAATCGCCGGGCGGCGGCGACATCGCACGCAACAATCCCCCGTATGTCGGCAAGGACGGCGTCCACTTCGGCGTCAAGGGCGACGACGAGGTGTCGCTGACCATCCTCAACCGCGCGCGCAACAAGAAAAGCATCACGCTCGACCTGAAATCGGAACAGGGCAAGGCGCTGTTCATGGAGCTGGTCAAGGAATCCGACGTCGTCATCGAGAACGCCAGCGAGGGCGTGACGGCGCGCCTGGGCGTGGACTACGAGAGCGTGCGCGAGGTCAACCCGCGCATTGTCTATGCGTCGATCAAGGCGTTCGGCGAGCCGAGCCCGTACAAGAACCTGAAAGGCATGGACATCATCGTCCAGGCGCTGTCGGGGATCATGGACGTGACCGGTTTCGCCGACGGCCCGCCGACCCGCTCGGGCCTGCCGATCGCCGATCTGATCACGCCGCTGTACGCCGTCAACGGCATCCTCGCCGCGCTGATTCACCGTGGCCGCACCGGCGTGGGCCAGTCCGTGCAGGTGTCGATGCTCGACTGCCTGTCGTCGCTGGTGGCCGAGGAGCATTTCGACGTGTTCCTCAAGCACGGCTACTCGAAGCGCTCGGGCAATTTCCAGGACCGGCTGGTGCCCTTCGGCGTGTACGGCACGCTCGACGGCCACGTGGCGATGGTGGCGTTTCAGCCGGACTGGTTCCAGAACCTGATGGAAGCCGTGGGCCGGCCGGAGATCGTCACGGACCCGCGCTACGCGACGCGCGGCCCGCGCATGAAGCATGCGGCCGAGATCAACGCGATCATCGAGGCATGGACGAGCCGCCACAGCACCGAGGAAGTGATCGCCGAACTGCAGGTCAGGCGCGGCGTGCCGGCCGCGCCGGTGCGCTCGCCGCTCGACGTGCTGAAGGACCCGGTGCTGCAGGCGCGCGGCGCCGTGGTGAAGCTGGAGCACCCGGGGCTGGCCGACGTCGATGCGATGGGCATGGGCCTGCCGATCAAGCTGTCGCAGACACCCGTGCAGTTCGACCAGCCGGCGCAGGAACTCGGCGCTGCCAACGACGAGATCTACCGGGGGCTGCTCAAGCTGTCCGAGGATCGCCTGCAGCAACTGCGCGACCAGGGAGTGATCTGA
- a CDS encoding acyl-CoA dehydrogenase family protein, which translates to MSASIFSAPDQYQEIRDAVRGLCSQFPAEYHRKIDEERGYPEAFVTALTQAGWLAALIPQEYDGPGLSMAEASVIMEEINRSGGNSGACHGQMYVMNTIVFSGTEAQKQRYLPRIASGELRVQSMGVTEPTTGSDTTKLKTTAVKKDGRWVINGQKVWISRVQHSDLLILLARTTPLDQVQKKSDGLSCFIVELDKAIGNGLTVRPILNMVNHETNELFFDNLELPEDALLGTEGKGLKVIFDGLNAERTLIAAECIGDGYWFLEKARDYAVERKVFGRPIGQNQGIQFPLAESFIELEAANLMRWRACEKIDARQNAGVEANMAKYLAAKASWEAANACLQTHGGFGFACEYDVERKFRETRLYQVAPISTNMILGHVAEHVLQLPRSY; encoded by the coding sequence ATGAGCGCCTCCATCTTTTCCGCCCCCGACCAGTACCAGGAAATCCGCGACGCCGTGCGCGGCCTGTGCAGCCAGTTTCCGGCTGAATACCACCGCAAGATCGACGAGGAGCGCGGTTATCCCGAGGCCTTCGTCACCGCACTCACGCAGGCCGGCTGGCTGGCCGCGCTGATTCCGCAGGAATACGACGGCCCCGGCCTGTCGATGGCCGAAGCGTCGGTCATCATGGAAGAGATCAACCGTTCCGGCGGCAATTCCGGCGCCTGCCACGGCCAGATGTACGTGATGAACACCATCGTGTTCAGCGGCACCGAAGCGCAGAAACAGCGTTACCTGCCGCGCATCGCGTCGGGCGAGCTGCGCGTGCAGTCGATGGGCGTGACCGAGCCCACCACCGGCAGCGATACCACCAAGCTCAAGACCACCGCCGTGAAGAAGGACGGCCGCTGGGTCATCAACGGCCAGAAGGTCTGGATCTCGCGCGTGCAGCACAGCGACCTGCTGATCCTGCTCGCGCGCACCACGCCGCTGGACCAGGTGCAGAAGAAAAGCGACGGCCTGTCGTGCTTCATCGTCGAGCTGGACAAGGCGATCGGCAACGGCCTCACCGTGCGCCCGATCCTCAACATGGTCAACCACGAGACGAACGAGCTGTTCTTCGACAATCTCGAACTGCCGGAAGACGCACTGCTCGGCACCGAGGGCAAGGGGCTGAAGGTGATCTTCGACGGCCTGAACGCCGAGCGCACGCTGATCGCGGCCGAGTGCATCGGCGACGGTTACTGGTTCCTGGAAAAGGCCCGCGACTACGCGGTCGAGCGCAAGGTGTTCGGCCGCCCGATCGGGCAGAACCAGGGGATCCAGTTTCCGCTGGCCGAATCGTTCATCGAGCTCGAAGCCGCCAACCTGATGCGCTGGCGTGCGTGCGAGAAGATCGACGCGCGCCAGAACGCGGGCGTCGAGGCCAACATGGCCAAGTACCTGGCCGCGAAGGCGAGCTGGGAAGCGGCGAACGCGTGCCTGCAGACGCACGGCGGTTTCGGCTTCGCGTGCGAATACGACGTCGAACGCAAATTCCGCGAAACGCGCCTGTACCAGGTCGCGCCGATTTCCACCAACATGATTCTGGGGCATGTGGCCGAGCACGTGCTGCAACTGCCCCGTTCGTACTGA
- a CDS encoding class I adenylate-forming enzyme family protein, which translates to MTARIHELLDRWLSEAPGRPFIHLPDRSLSYADIGALADALERELRADGVRRGDRVLVVAENCAEHAALLIACSRVGAWSCGVNARMAPGEVDAFALKADARVLYFTSGVSPAAGAHAARHGAGPSCANGLARSALHAAARVEPEPLASDVAAIIFTSGTTGAPKGVMMTHRGVLHFARVSAESRALGPDDRVYAYAPMTHIFGLGTVLLASLHAGAALEMRPQFEPAELFDALAHRRVSQVQGPPMLFSRLLRYCAEHRIARPDAPCLRYLYAGAGPLDMALKQQVEALFGQPLHHGYGLSEYAGSLHATRLGETRGDTSAGYAFPGAELRIVDPASGRTLPVGARGEIWLRGTGLMPGYFRDPQATADVMRDGGWYASGDLGELHDDGALFIVGRLKEMIIRSGFNVYPGEVEQALNRFPGILNSAVVGQKEADGNEAVIAFVELDAAHPLDESALRRYLREQLAPYKHPARIIPVDKLPFNSNGKLMRRQLLERL; encoded by the coding sequence ATGACCGCACGCATTCATGAATTGCTGGATCGATGGCTGTCCGAGGCCCCCGGGCGCCCGTTCATCCATCTCCCCGATCGCAGCCTGAGCTACGCGGACATCGGCGCGCTGGCCGATGCACTCGAACGCGAGCTGCGGGCCGACGGCGTGCGCCGCGGCGACCGCGTGCTGGTGGTGGCCGAGAACTGCGCCGAACATGCCGCGCTGCTGATCGCGTGCAGCCGCGTCGGCGCGTGGTCGTGCGGCGTCAATGCGCGCATGGCGCCGGGCGAAGTCGACGCGTTCGCGCTCAAGGCCGATGCGCGCGTGCTGTACTTCACGTCGGGCGTGTCGCCGGCGGCCGGCGCGCATGCGGCGCGGCACGGCGCCGGCCCGTCATGCGCGAACGGCCTCGCGCGCAGCGCCTTGCATGCCGCGGCGCGGGTCGAACCGGAGCCGCTGGCCAGCGACGTGGCGGCCATCATCTTCACGTCCGGAACCACCGGCGCCCCCAAGGGCGTGATGATGACGCACCGCGGTGTGCTGCATTTCGCGCGCGTATCGGCCGAATCGCGCGCGCTGGGCCCCGACGACCGCGTCTACGCGTACGCGCCGATGACGCATATCTTCGGTCTCGGCACGGTGCTGCTGGCGTCGCTGCACGCGGGCGCGGCGCTGGAAATGCGGCCGCAGTTCGAACCGGCGGAGCTGTTCGACGCGCTGGCGCACCGGCGCGTGAGCCAGGTGCAGGGGCCGCCGATGCTGTTCTCCCGGCTGCTGCGGTATTGCGCGGAACATCGTATCGCCCGCCCCGACGCACCCTGCCTGCGTTATCTCTACGCCGGCGCCGGGCCGCTCGACATGGCGCTCAAGCAGCAGGTCGAGGCATTGTTCGGGCAGCCGCTGCATCACGGTTACGGCCTGTCGGAATACGCGGGCTCGCTGCACGCCACCCGCCTCGGCGAAACGCGCGGCGATACCAGCGCGGGCTACGCGTTCCCGGGCGCCGAACTGCGCATCGTCGATCCGGCCAGCGGCCGGACGCTACCCGTCGGCGCGCGCGGTGAAATCTGGCTGCGCGGCACGGGTCTGATGCCCGGTTATTTCCGCGACCCGCAGGCCACCGCCGACGTGATGCGCGATGGCGGCTGGTACGCGTCGGGCGACCTGGGCGAACTGCACGACGACGGCGCGCTGTTCATCGTCGGGCGGCTCAAGGAGATGATCATCCGCTCCGGGTTCAACGTGTATCCGGGCGAAGTGGAGCAGGCGCTCAACCGTTTCCCGGGCATCCTGAACTCGGCCGTCGTCGGGCAGAAAGAAGCGGACGGCAACGAGGCCGTCATCGCATTCGTCGAGCTCGATGCCGCGCATCCGCTGGACGAAAGCGCATTGCGCCGGTACTTGCGCGAACAACTCGCGCCGTACAAGCATCCGGCGCGCATCATCCCCGTCGACAAACTGCCGTTCAACAGCAACGGCAAGCTCATGCGGCGGCAATTGCTGGAACGGCTGTAG
- a CDS encoding CaiB/BaiF CoA transferase family protein has product MSAAPSRRGPLAGIRIVEIAGIGPGPLAAMFLADLGATVIRVDRKEPSGLGAPRPVEFDLGLRNRKSVRVDLKDPAAVEMVLELIDQADGLIEGFRPGVMERLGLGPEPCLARNPRLVYGRVTGWGQDGPLSQVAGHDLNYISITGALHAMGRAGQAPTPPLNVLGDYAGGSLYLAFGLLAGILEARGSGQGQVVDAAMVDGVASIMTVTMGLHAAGMLDKARGTNLLDTGAPFYEVYACADGKYVSVGPIEGKFYRLLLEQLGLQDHPRLQAQMDRAQWPEAKQILAAKFRERTRDEWAQQLGHLDVCVAPVLDFDETPEHPHVKARGTFIDLDGVTHPAPGPRFSRTPAAPPEPPAAPTTDNAIAALQDWLPDARIDAWRAQGTFI; this is encoded by the coding sequence ATGTCCGCCGCACCCTCCCGTCGCGGCCCGCTCGCGGGCATCCGGATCGTCGAGATCGCGGGCATCGGCCCCGGGCCGCTGGCCGCGATGTTCCTGGCCGATCTGGGCGCGACCGTCATCCGCGTGGACCGCAAGGAGCCTTCGGGGCTCGGCGCGCCGCGCCCCGTCGAATTCGACCTGGGCCTGCGCAATCGCAAGTCGGTGCGCGTCGACCTGAAAGATCCCGCCGCCGTCGAGATGGTGCTCGAGCTGATCGACCAGGCCGACGGCCTGATCGAGGGCTTTCGTCCCGGCGTGATGGAACGCCTCGGTCTCGGCCCCGAACCGTGCCTGGCGCGCAACCCGCGCCTCGTCTACGGCCGCGTGACCGGATGGGGGCAGGACGGCCCGCTGTCGCAGGTGGCCGGACACGACCTGAACTACATTTCGATCACCGGCGCGCTGCATGCGATGGGCCGCGCCGGGCAGGCGCCGACCCCGCCGCTCAACGTGCTGGGCGACTATGCGGGCGGCTCGCTGTACCTGGCGTTCGGGCTGCTCGCGGGCATCCTCGAAGCGCGCGGCTCCGGGCAGGGCCAGGTGGTGGACGCCGCGATGGTCGACGGCGTGGCGTCGATCATGACCGTGACGATGGGCCTGCATGCGGCCGGCATGCTCGACAAGGCTCGCGGCACGAACCTGCTCGACACCGGCGCGCCGTTCTACGAGGTGTACGCGTGCGCCGACGGCAAGTACGTCAGCGTCGGCCCCATCGAGGGCAAGTTCTACCGGCTGCTGCTCGAGCAGCTCGGGCTGCAGGACCATCCGCGGTTGCAGGCGCAGATGGACCGCGCGCAGTGGCCCGAAGCCAAGCAGATACTCGCCGCGAAATTCAGGGAACGCACGCGCGACGAGTGGGCGCAACAGCTCGGCCATCTCGACGTGTGCGTGGCGCCCGTGCTCGACTTCGACGAAACGCCCGAGCATCCGCACGTGAAGGCGCGCGGCACGTTCATCGACCTGGACGGCGTGACGCATCCGGCGCCCGGCCCGCGTTTTTCGCGCACGCCGGCCGCACCGCCCGAACCGCCCGCGGCGCCGACCACCGACAACGCGATCGCCGCGCTGCAGGACTGGCTGCCCGATGCGCGCATCGACGCGTGGCGCGCGCAGGGCACATTCATCTGA
- a CDS encoding nitroreductase family protein: MTSPIPELAALDRLTSGRSTCRAYRHQALDTELIRSIVGMAGRSASWCNVQPWQLVITETPESTERFRQALIERVNTHPENESDLPFPPRYEGIYRDRRRGAGIALYSALGIGPKDSERSAEQAFRNFRMFDAPHVAIVTVPVELGPYALIDAGGFVSSFLIAAYAHGVATTPQGALARHARFVREYFGIPDTQQMICGISFGYAEDAHPVNQFRTTRAGVDDLVRFV, encoded by the coding sequence ATGACATCGCCCATCCCCGAACTCGCGGCGCTCGATCGCCTGACGAGCGGCCGCTCGACGTGCCGCGCCTATCGACACCAGGCGCTGGACACCGAACTGATCCGCAGCATCGTCGGCATGGCGGGCCGCTCGGCCTCGTGGTGCAACGTGCAGCCGTGGCAACTGGTCATCACCGAAACGCCCGAGAGCACCGAACGCTTTCGGCAGGCGCTGATCGAGCGGGTCAACACGCATCCGGAAAACGAATCGGACCTGCCCTTCCCGCCGCGCTACGAAGGCATTTACCGCGACCGGCGACGCGGCGCGGGCATTGCGCTGTATTCGGCGCTCGGGATCGGCCCGAAGGACAGCGAGCGCAGCGCCGAGCAGGCATTCCGCAACTTCCGCATGTTCGACGCGCCGCACGTGGCGATCGTCACGGTGCCGGTGGAGCTGGGCCCGTATGCGCTCATCGACGCGGGCGGCTTCGTGTCGTCGTTCCTGATCGCCGCCTATGCGCACGGCGTGGCCACCACGCCGCAGGGTGCACTGGCCCGCCATGCCCGTTTCGTGCGCGAGTACTTCGGCATTCCCGATACGCAGCAGATGATTTGCGGCATTTCGTTCGGTTACGCGGAAGACGCGCATCCGGTCAACCAGTTCCGCACCACGCGTGCCGGCGTGGACGACCTCGTGCGCTTCGTCTGA